Proteins from a single region of Oreochromis niloticus isolate F11D_XX linkage group LG7, O_niloticus_UMD_NMBU, whole genome shotgun sequence:
- the jph3b gene encoding junctophilin-3, which translates to MSTGGRFNFDDGGSYCGGWEEGKAHGHGICTGPKGQGEYCGSWAHGFELLGVYTWPSGNTYQGTWAQGKRHGVGVENKGRWVYKGEWTNGFKGRYGVRESTGTSGKYEGTWNNGLQDGYGTETYSDGGTFQGQWVGGMRHGYGVRQSVPYGMAAVIRSPLRTSINSLRSGSEHSNGTALLDRTGAVVPGPPPLPGTLTTSVSMCSTGSSGSSPAVSRGGFVLTAHSEAELLKGKRKGGLFRRSILSGLKLRKSESRSSLASQRSKQSSFRSEAGMSTVSSAASDINSTISLGDADTELTVADDDVDATATETYCGEWKNDKRTGFGVSRRSDGLQYEGEWLSNKRHGYGCTTFPDGTKEEGKYKQNILVSGKRKNLIPLRASKIREKVDRAVEGAQKAADIARQKAEIALSRTAHAQGKAEAAVAAAQKAQEESRIARVTAKQFSPSFQHPGNGMEVQRPKRQVSSEVEGEGLSSSAGTADSPDLYVKSAASDDPSNDAATPDLSPPSSSPPHTPPPPARPSQRSKSARFHRQSAVDHGDRGREGGERGEKGVGGEQTEIQVLMEGGSVGGEGVGGGGGKGEYPRANSWSEDKRRGLLSKGGGGVSGRGTSRTNGHKHSSSNHKSREHSSSNHRQARWTESSSSASWTSSHRGVHGRGGRLLEQDEEKISNYEMEMKPLQPRDSTTHKPHGHGEERHGHGEGRSHAVQRQRHKNRDGREGREGKEGREGGKDSAHKLDRQGEKLDSRPLRRDLTLSPPLKSSPITPTQQDHGLTQSKGNSAYSSILVVMVILLNIGVAILFIHFFI; encoded by the exons ATGTCCACTGGCGGCAGGTTCAACTTTGACGATGGGGGGTCATACTGCGGAGGGTGGGAGGAGGGCAAGGCGCACGGTCACGGGATCTGCACTGGACCCAAAGGCCAGGGCGAGTACTGCGGCTCCTGGGCCCATGGGTTTGAACTGCTGGGTGTCTACACTTGGCCCAGCGGGAACACCTACCAGGGCACCTGGGCTCAGGGCAAGAGACACGGTGTGGGCGTTGAGAATAAAGGCCGCTGGGTGTACAAAGGCGAGTGGACGAATGGCTTTAAAGGACGCTATGGCGTGCGGGAGAGCACGGGGACAAGCGGGAAGTACGAAGGGACATGGAACAACGGCCTGCAGGACGGATACGGAACAGAGACGTACTCGGATGGAG GAACATTTCAGGGTCAGTGGGTTGGCGGGATGCGTCATGGCTACGGAGTTCGTCAGAGCGTCCCTTACGGTATGGCGGCCGTTATCCGCTCCCCGCTTCGTACCTCCATAAACTCTCTCCGCTCCGGTTCAGAGCACAGCAATGGGACAGCTCTGCTGGACCGGACTGGGGCAGTGGTTCCTGGACCTCCCCCCCTTCCTGGCACGCTGACCACCAGCGTCTCCATGTGCAGCACAGGCAGCAGTGGCAGCAGCCCCGCGGTGTCTCGGGGAGGTTTTGTGCTGACGGCGCACAGCGAGGCTGAGCTGCTGAAGGGGAAAAGGAAGGGCGGGCTTTTTCGAAGATCCATCCTGTCAGGTCTCAAGCTGAGGAAGTCAGAGTCCAGGAGCTCTTTGGCCTCCCAGAGGTCTAAACAGAGCtcattcaggagtgaagctggGATGAGTACCGTGTCCTCTGCTGCATCTGATATCAACTCTACCATCAG CCTCGGAGATGCAGACACAGAGCTGACGGTCGCTGATGACGATGTGGACGCCACAGCAACAGAGACCTACTGCGGGGAGTGGAAGAACGACAAGCGGACCGGATTCGGCGTGAGTCGGCGGTCCGACGGGCTGCAGTACGAAGGGGAGTGGCTCAGCAACAAGCGGCACGGCTATGGCTGCACCACGTTTCCTGATGGCACAAAAGAGGAAGGGAAGTACAAGCAGAACATCCTGGTGAGCGGCAAGAGGAAGAACCTGATCCCCCTCCGAGCCAGTAAGATCAGGGAGAAGGTGGACCGAGCCGTGGAGGGAGCGCAGAAGGCAGCAGATATCGCCCGGCAAAAGGCTGAGATCGCTCTTTCCAG GACGGCTCACGCACAGGGTAAAGCTGAGGCGGCGGTAGCAGCAGCTCAGAAGGCCCAGGAAGAGAGTCGCATCGCGAGGGTCACTGCCAAGCAGTTCTCCCCTTCTTTCCAGCACCCAGGAAATG GTATGGAAGTGCAGCGTCCCAAACGTCAGGTGTCCAGTGAAGTGGAGGGCGAGGGTTTGTCGAGTAGCGCTGGTACGGCCGACAGTCCAGACCTGTATGTGAAGAGCGCGGCCTCCGATGACCCCTCTAATGACGCTGCAACCCCTGATCTCAGCCCGCCTTCATCTTCACCACCCCACACCCCGCCGCCACCTGCCCGGCCGTCGCAACGCAGCAAGAGTGCCCGTTTCCACCGGCAGAGCGCAGTGGACCATGGGGACAGGGGAAGGGAGGGGGGAGAAAGAGGTGAGAAAGGTGTGGGGGGGGAGCAGACAGAAATTCAGGTGTTGATGGAGGGAGGCAGTGTGGGAGGTGAAGGtgttggaggtggaggagggaaGGGGGAGTATCCACGGGCCAACAGCTGGAGTGAAGACAAAAGGAGGGGACTGTTATCAAAAGGAGGAGGTGGGGTCAGTGGGCGAGGCACTAGCCGGACcaacggacacaaacacagctcCTCTAATCACAAGTCGCGGGAGCACAGCTCTTCCAATCACAGACAGGCCAGGTGGACAGAGTCATCCTCATCTGCCTCCTGGACGTCCAGCCACAGGGGCGTGCACGGCAGGGGAGGCCGGCTGCTGGAGCAGGACGAGGAGAAAATTAGCAACTACGAGATGGAGATGAAGCCTTTACAGCCCAGAGACTCAACCACCCACAAGCCCCATGGGCACGGGGAGGAGAGGCACGGTCACGGAGAGGGGCGTTCACACGCCGTTCAGCGACAGAGGCATAAGAACCGAGATGGGAGGGAGGGAAGGGAAGGGAAAGAGGGGAGGGAAGGGGGAAAGGACTCAGCGCACAAGTTGGACAGACAGGGGGAGAAGCTGGACTCACGGCCTCTGCGCCGGGACCTCACCCTCTCCCCCCCTCTGAAATCCTCCCCCATCACACCGACGCAGCAGGACCACGGCCTCACACAGAGCAAAGGCAATTCG